The following coding sequences lie in one Oncorhynchus nerka isolate Pitt River linkage group LG14, Oner_Uvic_2.0, whole genome shotgun sequence genomic window:
- the LOC115141007 gene encoding GSK-3-binding protein-like translates to MPCRKENYILLEQSVTVDSKEVDALVTKIGEALQLHNNSANQKTMSCLHGLNGNCSSSNIKQANNNNNGVALQKRTGCCIRLRNRGQRSNRVSPYSFPGSSNQEWDNFKPWNRKRISAAVENDDPHQLLQELILSGNLIKEAVRRLQFSTTECGDLSDNL, encoded by the coding sequence ATGCCTTGTCGAAAGGAGAACTACATCCTCTTGGAGCAGTCTGTTACCGTCGATTCGAAAGAAGTGGACGCTTTGGTCACGAAAATCGGCGAGGCGCTGCAGCTTCACAACAATAGTGCTAATCAAAAGACGATGTCGTGTCTCCACGGTCTCAACGGCAACTGCAGCAGTAGCAACATCAAACaagctaacaacaacaacaatggtGTAGCCCTGCAAAAACGAACCGGGTGCTGCATACGGCTTCGAAACCGGGGGCAACGTAGTAACAGAGTTAGTCCATACAGCTTCCCTGGCTCAAGTAACCAGGAGTGGGACAATTTCAAACCTTGGAACCGAAAGAGGATCAGCGCAGCTGTCGAGAACGACGACCCACATCAGTTACTTCAGGAATTAATATTGTCTGGGAATCTAATCAAAGAAGCGGTCAGGCGGCTGCAGTTCTCTACGACGGAGTGTGGAGATCTTTCGGACAATCTGTAA